A DNA window from Allokutzneria albata contains the following coding sequences:
- a CDS encoding DinB family protein — protein sequence MKTEIETFIDEHRTLINSCLDGLTEEQARRSLVASRTTLLGLVKHATFVEKVWFNEGITCTPRTELGLPATPDESFVLTDDDTIESVRTAHREACEASRRATADLDLDYVLRGNRRGPRTLRWVYLHVLRELAQHCGHADILREQITKG from the coding sequence GATCGAGACGTTCATCGACGAGCACCGCACGCTGATCAACAGCTGCCTGGACGGGCTGACCGAAGAGCAGGCTCGACGGTCGCTCGTCGCCTCGCGCACGACGTTGCTCGGCCTCGTCAAGCACGCCACGTTCGTCGAGAAGGTCTGGTTCAACGAGGGGATCACCTGCACGCCGCGCACCGAACTCGGCCTCCCCGCAACGCCGGACGAGTCGTTCGTGCTGACCGACGACGACACGATCGAGTCGGTGCGCACCGCCCACCGCGAGGCGTGCGAGGCCTCCCGCCGCGCGACCGCTGACCTCGATCTCGACTACGTGCTGCGCGGCAACCGGCGCGGGCCGCGCACGCTGCGCTGGGTCTACCTGCACGTGCTCCGGGAGCTGGCCCAGCACTGCGGTCACGCGGACATCCTGCGCGAGCAGATCACCAAGGGCTGA
- a CDS encoding TetR/AcrR family transcriptional regulator, whose product MDEGTLPRFGEPPRERADAARNRLKILDATARLFAEHGVASVSMDQIATEAKVGKGTLFRRFGDKAGLAAALLDARERDLQEAILSGPEPLGPGAPPGDRLLAFVSAYAEFLDDNLDLVHLSETASPGARYRIGAYGFWHQHVRLLLAEARPELDAEHMAHALLAPLAADLWQATRSLTAERARQGVEQLVRLVLSGKA is encoded by the coding sequence GTGGACGAAGGGACCCTGCCGCGCTTCGGTGAGCCGCCGAGGGAACGGGCCGACGCGGCGCGCAACCGGCTGAAGATCCTCGACGCGACGGCGCGCCTGTTCGCCGAGCACGGCGTCGCCTCGGTGTCGATGGACCAGATCGCCACCGAGGCCAAGGTGGGCAAGGGAACCCTGTTCCGCCGCTTCGGCGACAAGGCCGGGCTGGCCGCCGCCCTGCTGGACGCGCGGGAACGCGATCTCCAGGAGGCGATCCTGTCCGGGCCGGAACCGCTGGGCCCCGGCGCGCCTCCCGGAGACCGCCTGCTCGCGTTCGTCTCCGCCTACGCCGAGTTCCTCGACGACAACCTGGACCTCGTGCACCTGTCGGAGACCGCGAGTCCCGGCGCCCGCTACCGCATCGGCGCCTACGGGTTCTGGCACCAGCACGTGCGACTGCTGCTGGCCGAGGCGCGCCCCGAACTCGACGCCGAGCACATGGCCCACGCGCTCCTCGCTCCGCTGGCGGCCGACCTGTGGCAGGCCACCCGCTCGCTGACCGCCGAGCGCGCCAGGCAGGGCGTCGAGCAACTGGTCCGGCTCGTCCTCAGCGGGAAGGCCTGA
- a CDS encoding rhodanese-like domain-containing protein → MTALISREELQAAIADGTVTVVDTLGGEYYAKEHLPGAVPLVPSEVEEAAGALLPDRGAAIVTYCTGPTCPNSGQVAEKLTALGYTDVRKYREGIQDWVSAGLPTETGVRPSR, encoded by the coding sequence ATGACCGCGCTGATCTCGCGCGAGGAACTGCAGGCCGCCATCGCCGACGGCACCGTCACGGTCGTCGACACGCTCGGCGGCGAGTACTACGCCAAGGAGCACCTGCCCGGGGCCGTGCCGCTGGTGCCGTCGGAGGTCGAGGAGGCCGCCGGCGCGCTGTTGCCGGACCGCGGCGCAGCGATCGTCACCTACTGCACGGGGCCGACTTGCCCGAACAGCGGTCAGGTCGCGGAGAAGCTGACCGCGCTCGGCTACACCGACGTGCGGAAGTACCGCGAGGGCATCCAGGACTGGGTGAGCGCGGGCCTGCCGACCGAGACGGGCGTCAGGCCTTCCCGCTGA
- a CDS encoding DUF1905 domain-containing protein has protein sequence MIVDFEAELWPWDARRHDAWTFVTLPVEASEVIRDLAAGPRRGFGSVRVRVTVGGSTWATSIFPDSARGSYVLPIKRAVRRAEGLDTGDVASVTVELVDF, from the coding sequence GTGATCGTCGACTTCGAAGCCGAGCTGTGGCCGTGGGACGCACGGCGCCACGACGCGTGGACGTTCGTGACCCTGCCGGTCGAGGCCTCGGAGGTGATCCGCGACCTGGCCGCCGGGCCGCGCCGCGGTTTCGGCTCCGTGCGCGTGCGGGTCACCGTCGGCGGCAGCACCTGGGCGACCTCGATCTTCCCGGACAGCGCGCGCGGCAGCTACGTGCTGCCGATCAAGCGCGCCGTCCGGCGGGCGGAGGGGCTGGACACCGGCGACGTCGCGTCGGTGACCGTGGAGCTGGTGGACTTCTGA
- a CDS encoding type III secretion system chaperone family protein, whose product MATWVDLVRYVKAAYRVISEEDGELRILHRFESPFEELGEEREQVVVIHREVLDGKHEWVQIVSPCGLVSEIDLQRFLEEVGHTTVAGGAAIIGDHVVVRHSLPLENLDPNEFDDPLELVVGTADQLEEKFVGGDEY is encoded by the coding sequence ATGGCCACGTGGGTTGACCTGGTGCGGTACGTCAAGGCTGCGTACCGAGTGATCAGTGAGGAAGACGGGGAGCTGCGCATCCTCCACCGCTTCGAGTCGCCGTTCGAGGAGCTGGGGGAGGAGCGCGAGCAGGTCGTCGTCATCCACCGCGAAGTGCTCGACGGCAAGCACGAGTGGGTGCAGATCGTCTCGCCGTGCGGGCTGGTCTCCGAGATCGACCTCCAGCGGTTCCTGGAGGAGGTCGGGCACACCACCGTCGCGGGCGGCGCGGCGATCATCGGCGACCACGTCGTGGTGCGGCACTCCCTCCCGCTGGAGAACCTGGACCCCAACGAGTTCGACGATCCGCTGGAACTGGTGGTCGGGACGGCCGACCAGCTGGAGGAGAAGTTCGTCGGCGGCGACGAGTACTGA
- a CDS encoding TIGR03086 family metal-binding protein, which produces MDIRELDRRALALTGEIIKHVRPDQLVLPTPCPDWTLHGLLRHLVCQNEGFAAAARGAGGSLMTWRGGDLGDDPYRAFAASAEAVTEAFAEDGALDRPFTLPEVREDMTFPGRVAMSFHFVDFVAHAWDVATTIGVAWEPDDEMISAGLRVAAKVPEDDRGPGTAFDQVVAIPDDAPRAHRLLALLGRRSG; this is translated from the coding sequence ATGGACATCCGGGAACTCGACCGCCGCGCCCTCGCGCTGACCGGGGAGATCATCAAGCACGTCCGGCCCGACCAGTTGGTGCTGCCGACGCCGTGTCCGGACTGGACGCTGCACGGGCTGCTGCGCCACCTCGTCTGCCAGAACGAGGGATTCGCCGCGGCCGCGCGTGGGGCGGGCGGATCCCTCATGACCTGGCGCGGCGGAGACCTGGGGGACGACCCGTACCGCGCCTTCGCGGCATCGGCGGAGGCGGTCACCGAGGCGTTCGCCGAGGACGGCGCGCTCGACCGGCCGTTCACCCTGCCCGAGGTGCGCGAGGACATGACCTTCCCGGGCCGCGTCGCGATGTCCTTCCACTTCGTGGACTTCGTCGCCCATGCGTGGGACGTCGCGACAACCATCGGTGTGGCTTGGGAACCCGACGACGAGATGATCTCGGCCGGGCTCCGCGTCGCCGCGAAGGTTCCGGAGGACGACCGCGGCCCCGGCACTGCTTTCGACCAGGTGGTCGCGATCCCCGACGACGCTCCGCGGGCCCACCGCTTGCTGGCCCTGCTCGGCAGGCGGTCCGGGTGA
- the pdxR gene encoding MocR-like pyridoxine biosynthesis transcription factor PdxR yields MDVHISLDGRRDLSGQIYRQLRAAILEGRLRPEDALPPTRELARHLAVARNTVSVAYERLTGEGYLTSRVGSGTFVSEAGTPAHAVTPASALRPRPIWDSVQPWPSRDAAPVTYDFRVGVPDTALFPHATWRRMLANEQHGYGNPVGHKGLRSAIARHIGVSRAVRTGPGDIVITSGIQQALDLICRVMLEPGGRIAVEDPGYPPAHLLFRSLGADVVRVPVDDEGLCVDALPHNARIVYVTPSHQFPLGVSMSLRRRTALLDWARRHEALVIEDDYDTEFRFGGRPIEPLQNLDTSGHVVYVGSFSKTMLPSLRIGFLVAPAPLRRALRTAKYVSDWAGPMGTQAALARFIDDGLFARHIRRMRREYQARHDLLAAALPDRLRLVPSAAGLHLTALADADAEEAAERMRTAGVGIMTLAECSRSGSAGHGLVFGYGAISPTEIAKGLELVRRCLP; encoded by the coding sequence ATGGACGTGCACATCAGCCTCGACGGGCGCCGCGACCTGTCCGGCCAGATCTACCGGCAGCTCCGCGCCGCGATCCTCGAAGGCCGGTTGCGCCCGGAGGACGCGCTGCCCCCGACCCGTGAGCTGGCCCGGCACCTCGCGGTCGCCCGCAACACGGTGAGCGTCGCCTACGAGCGCCTCACGGGCGAGGGCTACCTGACCAGCCGCGTCGGCTCCGGCACGTTCGTCAGCGAGGCGGGAACACCGGCGCACGCGGTGACTCCCGCCTCGGCGCTGCGACCGCGGCCGATCTGGGACTCCGTCCAGCCCTGGCCTTCGCGGGACGCGGCGCCGGTCACCTACGACTTCCGCGTGGGCGTGCCGGACACCGCGCTGTTCCCCCACGCGACCTGGCGGCGGATGCTCGCGAACGAACAGCACGGCTACGGCAATCCAGTGGGGCACAAGGGATTGCGATCGGCGATCGCCCGGCACATCGGCGTGTCCCGCGCCGTGCGCACCGGTCCCGGTGACATCGTCATCACCAGCGGGATCCAGCAGGCGCTGGACCTGATCTGCCGCGTGATGCTCGAACCGGGCGGGCGGATCGCCGTCGAAGATCCCGGCTATCCGCCCGCTCATCTGCTGTTCCGGTCCCTCGGCGCGGACGTCGTGCGCGTTCCCGTCGACGACGAGGGGCTGTGCGTGGATGCCTTGCCCCACAACGCTCGCATCGTCTACGTGACGCCGTCGCACCAGTTCCCGCTCGGCGTGTCGATGTCCCTGCGCCGCCGCACAGCCCTGCTCGACTGGGCTCGGCGGCACGAGGCGTTGGTGATCGAGGACGACTACGACACCGAGTTCCGCTTCGGCGGCCGACCGATCGAACCCCTGCAGAACCTCGACACCTCCGGGCACGTGGTCTACGTGGGCTCGTTCTCCAAAACCATGCTGCCGTCGCTGCGCATCGGCTTCCTCGTCGCGCCCGCCCCGCTGCGCCGGGCGTTGCGGACGGCCAAGTACGTCAGCGACTGGGCCGGCCCGATGGGCACGCAGGCCGCGCTCGCGCGCTTCATCGACGACGGCCTGTTCGCCCGGCACATCCGCCGGATGCGGCGCGAATACCAAGCACGGCACGACCTTCTCGCCGCCGCGCTCCCCGACCGGCTCCGCCTCGTCCCGAGCGCCGCCGGGCTGCACCTGACCGCACTCGCCGACGCCGACGCCGAGGAAGCCGCCGAGCGGATGCGCACGGCCGGGGTGGGGATCATGACGCTCGCCGAGTGCTCCCGGAGCGGGTCAGCCGGGCACGGCCTCGTCTTCGGCTACGGCGCGATCAGCCCAACGGAGATCGCCAAGGGTCTCGAACTCGTGCGAAGGTGCTTGCCGTGA
- a CDS encoding RNA polymerase sigma factor encodes MSDLDGLPALAELYDEHARPLHGYLSRRVGPDVADDLVADTFLLLWEHRQRYDPSRASPKAWLYGLATNVLRGHTRTEVRRLRALARHGGRRVAAGELSNRVADIADARHLAGRLAKAIAGLRVEERDVLLMVAWADLAPAEIAEVLDVPVGTVRSWLHRARNKLRGLVDGATEGISDEQEANRHA; translated from the coding sequence ATGAGTGATCTCGACGGGCTGCCCGCGCTGGCGGAACTGTACGACGAGCACGCGCGGCCGCTGCACGGCTACCTGTCCCGGCGCGTCGGCCCCGACGTCGCCGACGACCTGGTCGCCGACACGTTCCTGCTGTTGTGGGAGCACCGGCAGCGCTACGACCCGAGCCGGGCGAGTCCGAAGGCGTGGTTGTACGGGCTGGCCACCAACGTGCTGCGCGGGCACACCCGCACGGAGGTGCGGCGGTTGCGCGCGCTGGCTCGGCACGGCGGGCGGCGCGTGGCCGCGGGCGAGCTGAGCAACCGGGTGGCCGACATCGCCGACGCGCGCCACCTCGCGGGCAGGCTGGCCAAGGCCATCGCGGGGCTGCGGGTGGAGGAGCGGGACGTGCTGCTCATGGTCGCGTGGGCCGACCTCGCCCCCGCCGAGATCGCCGAAGTGCTCGACGTGCCGGTCGGCACGGTCCGCAGCTGGCTGCACCGGGCCAGGAACAAGCTGCGCGGCCTCGTCGACGGCGCCACCGAGGGAATCAGTGACGAGCAGGAGGCCAACCGCCATGCGTGA
- a CDS encoding CU044_5270 family protein — MRDNDDRIDLAVRELAPEVPPMSEHAFDTGRERVLAGPGRRPRRSRRGLVAAAVLAVLTLGTVGVLNFSGTAPPANAEAVTLLTKAADVTADAPVGPGQYRYVKTTESRWRGVVLHGASSANCWFRTERTEETWIPADRNQDWLRRTTSTEPLETRSCTKDEAKNAPFASTEVSPWESRAKDGKFVWPASLVREGKPPAGLEPLSVRTQPAREIPPNIYHPTPEFLAGLPRDPQRLFTLLRDSTCAADVCALFGARGLLGSGQTTDELRAAVYRALTRIPGMSVADGQANLHGRIGTALRVITPEQTQDIIIDRETGDYIGDRTVRTESWGKVVESTSVASGITRELGAQPR; from the coding sequence ATGCGTGACAACGACGATCGGATCGACCTCGCGGTGCGGGAACTCGCGCCGGAGGTGCCGCCCATGTCCGAGCACGCCTTCGACACCGGGCGCGAGCGGGTGCTCGCGGGCCCGGGGCGGCGTCCGCGGCGCTCGCGTCGCGGGCTCGTGGCGGCCGCGGTGCTGGCGGTGCTGACCTTGGGCACCGTCGGCGTGCTGAACTTCAGCGGCACGGCCCCGCCCGCCAACGCGGAAGCCGTCACGCTGCTGACCAAGGCAGCGGACGTGACCGCGGACGCCCCGGTCGGTCCCGGCCAGTACCGCTACGTCAAGACGACCGAGTCCAGGTGGAGGGGCGTCGTGCTGCACGGGGCGAGTTCGGCCAACTGTTGGTTCCGCACGGAACGGACCGAGGAGACCTGGATTCCCGCCGACCGGAACCAGGACTGGTTGCGCCGCACCACCAGCACCGAGCCTTTGGAGACCCGGTCCTGCACCAAGGACGAAGCCAAGAACGCCCCGTTCGCCTCGACCGAGGTCAGCCCGTGGGAGTCCCGCGCGAAAGACGGCAAGTTCGTCTGGCCCGCGTCGCTGGTGCGCGAGGGCAAGCCGCCCGCGGGACTCGAGCCGCTCAGCGTCAGGACCCAGCCCGCCCGGGAGATCCCGCCCAACATCTACCACCCGACGCCGGAGTTCCTCGCCGGTCTGCCGCGCGACCCTCAGCGGTTGTTCACCCTGCTCCGCGACTCGACCTGCGCCGCGGACGTGTGCGCGCTGTTCGGTGCCCGCGGTTTGCTGGGCAGCGGGCAGACCACGGACGAACTGCGCGCCGCGGTGTACCGGGCGCTGACCAGGATCCCCGGGATGAGCGTCGCCGACGGGCAGGCCAACCTGCACGGGCGGATCGGCACCGCGCTCCGGGTCATCACACCCGAGCAGACCCAGGACATCATCATCGACCGCGAGACCGGGGACTACATCGGCGACCGCACCGTCCGCACCGAGTCCTGGGGCAAGGTGGTCGAGTCCACCTCGGTGGCCAGCGGCATCACGCGGGAGCTGGGGGCCCAGCCGCGCTGA
- a CDS encoding LapA family protein — protein MSTPRDDRVDHAPPISEPVPGPAAPPVPGPGTTAPAGRPRPTRISGTWVAVLVAIVVLIFLLVFILQNLTDVTIHFLGASFTWPLGVSLLFAAIAGAVLVALIGAARILQLRRQAKRVTH, from the coding sequence GTGAGCACTCCCCGTGACGATCGCGTCGACCACGCACCCCCGATCTCCGAGCCCGTCCCCGGTCCCGCCGCGCCTCCCGTGCCGGGACCGGGGACGACGGCGCCGGCCGGCAGGCCGCGACCGACCCGGATCAGCGGTACCTGGGTCGCCGTCCTGGTGGCTATCGTCGTCCTGATCTTCCTGCTGGTGTTCATCCTCCAGAACCTGACCGACGTGACGATCCACTTCCTCGGCGCGTCATTCACCTGGCCCCTCGGCGTCTCGCTGTTGTTCGCGGCGATCGCCGGCGCGGTGCTCGTCGCCCTGATCGGCGCAGCCCGAATCCTCCAGCTGCGTCGTCAAGCAAAGCGAGTGACGCACTAG
- a CDS encoding zinc-binding metallopeptidase family protein, translated as MRRPLLAALLVISTTQFPFAEARDAGQCPEVVDERRFASAEALRELNAEVAGFGLRSTGSPAHRRLLDWLEQRLRRTPGFTVTSQELRIRRWQPRGGDLASAGSLSAAGRPVAVAGAIPYSLPGSREGVLAHLPRTERITADNARGKVVLRDFPAVDRGHTAEPELDRDLVDAGLAGAAGLVIAFDFPREQVKWYWDPHTGTHYRVPGVFVGVDEAERLKRSVGERVRIAVEAKTDPARTRTLIATLPGQSKERIVLGTNTDGNTWVQENGTVALLALADYFSRLPVRCRPRTLELVLATGHLHRSVEGTEHRARTLDKDYDKGTVAFAMALEHLGTRELVPSPRTNGPGRELRYTGAVEQSAWFAGNPLLIETVKQAIARRTLQRTFVLPGIDRPDPVRVPPQCSFGGLGTHYQSHLIPTIATISGPWSLWAPSFGEGAVDHARMREQVLAAGDTVLALDGVPRDQIAGDYLAHRKARAEGAPTCSHALPPEQAPAR; from the coding sequence ATGCGACGACCGCTGTTGGCCGCCCTGCTGGTGATCAGCACCACCCAGTTCCCCTTCGCCGAGGCCAGGGACGCCGGGCAGTGTCCCGAGGTCGTCGACGAACGGCGCTTCGCGAGCGCGGAGGCGTTGCGGGAGCTCAACGCCGAGGTCGCGGGCTTCGGGTTGCGATCGACCGGAAGTCCCGCGCACCGGCGGCTGCTCGACTGGCTGGAGCAGCGGTTGCGGCGGACTCCGGGCTTCACCGTCACGTCGCAGGAGTTGCGGATCCGGCGCTGGCAGCCGCGGGGCGGTGACCTCGCCTCCGCCGGATCGCTGAGCGCGGCCGGGCGCCCCGTCGCCGTCGCGGGGGCGATCCCCTACTCGCTGCCGGGCAGTCGCGAGGGCGTTCTCGCACATCTGCCGAGGACCGAGCGGATCACCGCGGACAACGCGCGGGGCAAGGTGGTGCTGCGCGATTTCCCCGCCGTGGACCGGGGGCACACGGCCGAGCCGGAGCTGGACCGCGACCTCGTCGACGCGGGACTGGCCGGGGCGGCCGGACTGGTCATCGCCTTCGACTTTCCACGTGAGCAAGTCAAGTGGTACTGGGACCCGCACACGGGGACGCACTACCGGGTTCCCGGCGTGTTCGTCGGCGTCGACGAGGCCGAGCGGCTGAAGCGGAGTGTCGGCGAACGGGTTCGCATCGCGGTCGAAGCCAAGACCGACCCGGCGCGGACGCGGACGCTGATCGCCACTTTGCCGGGCCAGAGCAAGGAACGCATCGTTCTTGGCACCAACACCGACGGCAACACCTGGGTGCAGGAGAACGGCACCGTCGCGTTGCTGGCGTTGGCCGACTACTTCTCCCGGCTACCGGTGCGGTGCCGCCCACGAACGCTCGAACTCGTGCTCGCCACCGGCCACCTGCACCGCTCCGTCGAGGGCACCGAACACCGCGCCCGAACGCTGGACAAGGACTACGACAAGGGCACCGTCGCCTTCGCCATGGCGCTCGAACACCTTGGCACGCGGGAACTCGTGCCGTCTCCGCGAACCAACGGCCCCGGGCGGGAACTGCGCTACACCGGAGCCGTCGAGCAGTCCGCGTGGTTCGCCGGGAACCCGTTGCTGATCGAGACCGTGAAGCAGGCGATCGCGCGACGCACTCTGCAGCGCACCTTCGTCCTGCCCGGCATCGACCGGCCCGATCCGGTGCGCGTGCCGCCGCAGTGCTCCTTCGGCGGTCTGGGCACGCACTACCAGAGCCACCTGATCCCCACCATCGCCACGATCTCCGGGCCGTGGTCGTTGTGGGCGCCCTCGTTCGGCGAAGGCGCCGTCGACCACGCCCGCATGCGCGAACAGGTACTGGCCGCCGGGGATACCGTGCTCGCGCTGGACGGCGTGCCCCGCGACCAGATCGCCGGGGACTACCTCGCGCACCGCAAGGCCCGGGCGGAGGGCGCGCCGACCTGCTCCCACGCGCTGCCGCCCGAGCAGGCACCGGCACGCTGA
- a CDS encoding VOC family protein — MSQVDRNQPLGTPTWIDLPVVDVDAAKAFYGAVFGWSFAEAALGTTCLLRGLPVAGLRHGATGGWDVHLATDDCDGTAKRVVAAGGTLVDPPHDIADLGRAAFALDPAGGRFGLWQGRAFPGCRVVNEPDALVRNDLVTARPEVARAFYATVFDFTLDGNEDLPGFDFTFLRRPDGHEVGGVLGEPGAAATVWVTTIEVADTDATVARAVAAGGTSSTVDDTPYGRSATLTDPFGTELSVIARY, encoded by the coding sequence ATGAGCCAGGTCGACCGCAACCAACCGCTCGGCACGCCCACCTGGATCGACCTCCCGGTGGTCGATGTGGACGCCGCGAAAGCCTTCTACGGCGCGGTCTTCGGCTGGAGCTTCGCCGAGGCCGCGCTGGGGACCACGTGCCTGCTGCGCGGGCTGCCCGTCGCCGGACTGCGCCACGGGGCGACAGGAGGCTGGGACGTCCACCTCGCCACCGACGACTGCGACGGCACGGCGAAGCGCGTCGTCGCGGCGGGTGGCACGCTGGTCGACCCGCCGCACGACATCGCCGACCTGGGGCGCGCGGCCTTCGCGCTGGACCCCGCCGGGGGCAGGTTCGGCCTGTGGCAGGGTAGGGCGTTCCCCGGCTGCCGTGTGGTGAACGAGCCGGACGCGCTCGTCCGCAACGACCTCGTCACCGCCCGGCCAGAGGTCGCTCGTGCGTTCTACGCAACGGTTTTCGACTTCACCCTGGACGGCAACGAGGACCTTCCCGGCTTCGACTTCACCTTTCTCCGCCGCCCTGACGGCCACGAGGTCGGCGGCGTCCTCGGCGAACCCGGCGCGGCCGCCACGGTCTGGGTGACGACGATCGAGGTCGCTGACACGGACGCGACGGTGGCGCGGGCAGTCGCCGCGGGCGGGACTTCGTCCACTGTGGACGACACCCCGTACGGGCGATCCGCCACCCTCACCGATCCGTTCGGCACCGAGCTGTCGGTGATCGCCCGCTACTGA
- a CDS encoding cytochrome P450 has product MGNQARSTGVAVTGTAPGALPLLGHALTLLRDPLRFIGSLAEHGDLVHVRFGPLRAVVVCDPELAHQVITNERVFDKEGPLWRRAREVEGDGLITTARAGHRRRRRMVQPAFHRAKMPHYATIMSDVLADETTAWQDGEIVPVSAFALRLTSETTARVMFTDSADPEAVAGIRAALPDLVGGVFRRMLSPAPVNLLPTPANRAFVRARKRLQDSVERLIAGYRTAGERDDMMAVLLAAEHDENGTTDDEEMSALVTGLFLAGTETTSSSVSWTMHMLAEHPDVQERLRREAESVLGDRVPAYEDLIHLPYTRAVVTEVLRLYPPAWLLARVTTSRTTLGGHVLAAGMNVIYSPYLVQRRPQQYPDPERFDPGRWLNAASGCPGSFLTFGEGARKCAGDTFALTQLMVVATGLVRRWELRPVPGPRKRPRARAVLHPRRLRLRLDRRGAA; this is encoded by the coding sequence ATGGGCAACCAGGCACGCAGCACGGGAGTCGCCGTCACCGGCACGGCTCCGGGGGCGCTACCACTGCTGGGCCACGCCCTCACGCTGCTGCGTGACCCGTTGCGGTTCATAGGCTCCCTGGCCGAGCACGGCGACCTCGTGCACGTCCGCTTCGGCCCGCTGCGCGCGGTCGTGGTGTGCGACCCCGAACTCGCCCACCAGGTGATCACCAACGAACGGGTCTTCGACAAGGAGGGCCCGCTGTGGCGGCGCGCCCGCGAGGTGGAGGGCGACGGCCTGATCACCACCGCGCGCGCCGGGCACCGCAGGCGGCGCCGCATGGTGCAACCGGCCTTCCACCGGGCCAAGATGCCGCACTACGCCACGATCATGTCCGACGTGCTCGCCGACGAGACCACGGCGTGGCAGGACGGGGAGATCGTCCCGGTCTCCGCGTTCGCGTTGCGGCTCACCTCCGAGACCACCGCCCGCGTCATGTTCACCGACTCGGCCGACCCGGAGGCCGTCGCGGGCATCCGCGCCGCACTGCCGGACCTCGTCGGCGGGGTGTTCCGGCGGATGCTCAGCCCCGCGCCCGTGAACTTGTTGCCCACCCCGGCCAACCGGGCGTTCGTCCGCGCCCGGAAACGGCTCCAGGACAGCGTCGAGCGGCTGATCGCGGGCTACCGGACCGCAGGCGAGCGCGACGACATGATGGCGGTGCTGCTCGCCGCCGAGCACGACGAGAACGGCACGACCGACGACGAGGAGATGTCCGCGCTCGTCACCGGGTTGTTCCTGGCCGGGACCGAGACCACGAGCTCCAGCGTGAGCTGGACGATGCACATGCTCGCCGAGCACCCGGACGTGCAGGAGCGGCTGCGGCGGGAGGCGGAGTCGGTGCTGGGCGACCGCGTCCCGGCCTACGAGGACCTGATCCACCTGCCGTACACCCGCGCCGTGGTGACCGAGGTGCTGCGGCTCTACCCGCCCGCGTGGCTGCTCGCCCGGGTGACCACGAGCAGGACCACGCTGGGCGGGCACGTCCTCGCCGCCGGGATGAACGTGATCTACAGCCCGTACCTGGTCCAGCGGCGGCCGCAGCAGTACCCGGACCCGGAGCGCTTCGACCCCGGCCGCTGGCTGAACGCGGCCTCCGGCTGTCCCGGCTCCTTCCTGACCTTCGGCGAAGGAGCGCGCAAGTGCGCGGGCGACACCTTCGCCCTGACCCAGCTCATGGTCGTGGCCACCGGGCTCGTGCGGCGGTGGGAGCTGCGGCCGGTGCCCGGACCGCGCAAGCGGCCGAGGGCCAGGGCCGTGCTGCACCCCCGGCGCCTGCGACTGCGGCTGGACCGTCGAGGAGCGGCGTGA